Proteins from a single region of Alloscardovia omnicolens:
- a CDS encoding homoserine dehydrogenase encodes MTDKTVKVALLGAGTVGSQTARLLVEQADELERRAGIRIELTGVAVLDPSEVNDPWIDKSLLTTQTLELTTRADIVVELIGGIEPARTFVLSALNHGASVVTANKALLAQHGPELYEAAQKNGVDIYFEAAVGGAIPIVRPLRESMVGDRINRIMGIVNGTTNYILDEMTTKGLAFDTVLKDAQAKGFAEADPTADIGGFDAAAKAAIMSVLAFHRDVRMDDVYVEGIEHITESDIAAARAMNRVIKLLAVIARTDDGISAGVYPVMLPEEHQLAKVSGSFNAVFVEGEASDDLMFYGRGAGGAPTASAVAGDIVTVARHRASGSTGPLIPLYSTEGIVDASEVESSYMVRLSVADAVGVLARVSDIFAKHGISIRAVQQRPEEDAQGNHELWITTHDVADRVIRETAAEVSDATDIGSVLSIMRVFED; translated from the coding sequence ATGACAGATAAAACTGTAAAAGTAGCTCTTTTGGGAGCAGGAACCGTCGGATCACAAACCGCACGCTTGCTTGTAGAACAGGCAGATGAATTAGAACGTCGCGCCGGTATTCGCATTGAGCTAACAGGAGTAGCAGTTTTAGATCCAAGCGAAGTCAATGATCCATGGATTGACAAGTCTTTGCTGACCACGCAAACCCTAGAATTAACAACGCGTGCAGATATTGTTGTGGAGTTGATTGGTGGTATTGAACCAGCGCGTACTTTTGTGCTGAGCGCTTTGAACCACGGTGCTTCTGTGGTGACCGCTAATAAAGCTTTGCTGGCTCAACATGGTCCGGAACTGTACGAGGCTGCTCAGAAGAACGGTGTAGATATTTACTTTGAAGCAGCTGTAGGTGGAGCTATTCCTATTGTGCGTCCGCTGCGTGAGTCTATGGTGGGTGACCGTATTAACCGCATTATGGGTATTGTCAACGGAACTACCAATTATATTCTGGATGAAATGACCACTAAAGGATTAGCATTCGACACAGTGCTCAAAGATGCTCAGGCTAAGGGCTTTGCTGAGGCTGATCCAACTGCTGATATTGGTGGTTTTGACGCAGCAGCTAAAGCGGCAATTATGTCTGTTTTGGCTTTCCATCGCGATGTGCGCATGGACGACGTCTATGTAGAAGGTATTGAGCATATTACTGAATCTGACATTGCTGCAGCCCGTGCTATGAACCGCGTTATTAAGCTGCTCGCAGTTATCGCCCGCACTGATGATGGTATTAGCGCTGGCGTATATCCAGTGATGCTGCCTGAAGAGCATCAGCTGGCTAAAGTTTCTGGCAGCTTTAACGCAGTATTTGTAGAAGGAGAAGCTTCTGACGATCTCATGTTCTACGGTCGTGGTGCTGGCGGTGCTCCAACAGCATCTGCCGTAGCAGGCGATATTGTAACCGTAGCTCGTCATCGCGCTTCAGGCTCTACTGGCCCACTTATTCCGCTGTATTCCACAGAAGGCATAGTGGACGCTTCTGAGGTTGAATCATCCTACATGGTGCGCTTAAGCGTTGCTGATGCTGTAGGAGTTCTCGCTCGAGTATCTGATATTTTTGCCAAGCACGGCATCTCTATTCGTGCAGTCCAGCAGCGTCCAGAAGAGGACGCACAAGGCAACCACGAACTGTGGATTACCACGCATGATGTTGCAGACCGTGTTATTCGTGAAACAGCAGCAGAAGTCTCTGACGCTACTGACATTGGCTCTGTGCTGTCTATTATGCGTGTTTTTGAAGATTAA
- a CDS encoding YggS family pyridoxal phosphate-dependent enzyme, translating to MTAYMDHKDLSNTAISGERAQEIIDAVHSTLDAVHEAEERAHRSVNDVTVLAATKTRDVAEILTAIDAGIRCIGENRPQEIIAKAQGLAEGLTERNLDISQHMIGQLQSNKISKILPHISVIESVDSLKLAERIARRVDENNSIGVYLEVNESGEDSKSGCAPEQALDLALEIASLPQIRLEGLMTIGAHVNDEKIVREGFAHLRSLREKIQEAGISSCAQLSMGMSADMEWAIQEGSTIVRVGTGIFGARAFI from the coding sequence ATGACTGCATATATGGATCATAAAGATTTGAGTAATACTGCTATAAGTGGTGAACGTGCGCAAGAAATTATTGACGCAGTACATTCAACGCTCGATGCTGTACACGAGGCAGAAGAACGCGCGCATCGATCTGTCAATGACGTAACCGTCTTGGCCGCCACGAAAACTCGCGATGTTGCAGAAATCCTCACAGCTATTGATGCAGGTATTCGCTGCATAGGTGAAAATCGTCCACAGGAGATCATAGCCAAGGCGCAAGGGCTAGCAGAGGGGTTAACGGAACGCAACCTCGATATTTCACAGCACATGATTGGACAGTTGCAATCTAACAAAATCTCAAAAATCCTTCCTCATATCTCTGTGATTGAATCTGTAGATTCACTCAAACTTGCTGAACGTATTGCACGTCGTGTCGATGAAAATAACAGTATTGGTGTCTATCTTGAAGTGAATGAATCGGGAGAAGACAGTAAATCGGGGTGCGCGCCTGAGCAAGCCCTGGACTTAGCATTAGAAATCGCTAGTCTTCCCCAGATCCGTCTTGAAGGACTGATGACGATTGGAGCCCATGTGAACGATGAAAAAATTGTTCGCGAGGGATTTGCGCATCTGCGTTCACTCCGCGAGAAAATCCAAGAAGCGGGTATTAGCTCGTGCGCTCAACTATCAATGGGTATGAGTGCAGATATGGAGTGGGCGATTCAAGAGGGCTCAACTATTGTGCGTGTAGGAACAGGAATTTTTGGTGCCCGAGCCTTCATATAG
- a CDS encoding fumarylacetoacetate hydrolase family protein yields MRIARFSHDDTVSYAFVQKDEEDGQDYLVELSGYPLGGSPVSPTGQRFALGDDGIRLLAPIIPSKIYGIAKNYEAHAQYMGEINGMTGVHAPEDMVIFSKPSTSVIGPDDPIVFPAFSKDMNFEPEVAVVMGRIAKNVSEKEAMSYVLGFTCTNDVTLRDLQGDDPTWTRAKGFDTACPLGPWIETDLDHSDAAISFTLNGEDVPEASGTTANLIHSIEEQIAFISSFATLLPGDVILTGTPYATGSLQPGDEAIVHVEGIGDLRNVVVRA; encoded by the coding sequence ATGAGAATAGCGCGTTTCAGTCATGATGATACCGTTTCTTACGCTTTCGTTCAGAAAGACGAAGAAGATGGTCAAGATTATCTCGTTGAATTATCTGGATACCCATTAGGCGGCTCTCCTGTATCTCCTACAGGACAGCGTTTTGCTCTGGGCGATGATGGCATTCGCCTTCTTGCGCCGATTATTCCAAGCAAGATTTACGGAATAGCTAAAAACTATGAAGCCCATGCGCAGTATATGGGCGAAATCAATGGTATGACGGGCGTGCACGCTCCAGAAGATATGGTTATCTTCTCGAAGCCATCTACATCAGTTATTGGTCCTGATGATCCTATTGTTTTCCCTGCATTCAGCAAAGATATGAATTTTGAGCCAGAAGTTGCTGTAGTCATGGGGCGCATAGCTAAAAACGTGAGTGAAAAAGAAGCAATGAGCTATGTGCTTGGTTTTACATGCACGAATGATGTTACTTTGCGTGATCTGCAAGGCGATGATCCAACATGGACGCGTGCTAAAGGCTTCGACACAGCGTGCCCGCTAGGTCCATGGATTGAAACTGATCTGGATCACAGCGACGCGGCTATTAGCTTCACACTCAACGGTGAAGATGTACCTGAAGCATCAGGAACAACAGCCAATCTCATTCACTCTATCGAAGAACAAATTGCTTTTATTTCGAGCTTTGCAACTCTCCTGCCGGGAGACGTGATTCTTACGGGTACGCCATATGCCACCGGTAGTTTACAGCCGGGTGACGAAGCGATTGTTCATGTGGAGGGCATTGGCGACTTACGCAATGTGGTTGTGCGTGCGTAA
- a CDS encoding MIP/aquaporin family protein: MTFPLWMQLLAEFAGTAILMLFGNGAVANHLLTGTKGHNAGWANIATGYGLGVMIPVAMFGVVSGAHINPAMTIGQAVKGMIGWDKASLFVLVQLAGAFFGQIVVWLMYKPFYDKTENADEIFATFATTDEAGDKVNYFINEFVGTLILVFGALTILSLDWGKKTPIAAAIIVGFIVWGLVASMGGATGPALNPARDLMPRLAHALLPIEHKGSSHWGDAWIPVVAPICGAIVGVFLAGIFF; the protein is encoded by the coding sequence ATGACTTTTCCATTATGGATGCAGCTTCTTGCTGAATTTGCAGGAACCGCTATTTTAATGCTTTTCGGAAATGGCGCAGTAGCAAATCATTTGCTGACTGGTACAAAGGGACACAATGCTGGCTGGGCTAATATTGCTACAGGTTACGGTCTTGGTGTAATGATTCCAGTTGCTATGTTTGGTGTTGTATCTGGCGCACACATTAATCCAGCTATGACTATTGGACAAGCCGTAAAGGGCATGATTGGCTGGGACAAAGCTAGCCTTTTCGTCCTCGTGCAGCTTGCAGGCGCTTTCTTTGGCCAAATCGTTGTATGGCTTATGTACAAGCCATTCTATGATAAGACAGAGAATGCAGACGAGATTTTTGCAACCTTCGCAACAACAGATGAAGCAGGCGACAAAGTCAACTACTTCATTAACGAATTCGTAGGCACACTTATTCTTGTCTTCGGCGCATTGACGATTCTCAGCCTTGATTGGGGTAAGAAGACTCCAATCGCAGCAGCAATTATTGTTGGTTTCATTGTGTGGGGTCTGGTTGCCTCTATGGGTGGCGCAACTGGTCCAGCACTTAATCCAGCTCGTGATTTAATGCCACGTTTGGCTCACGCTTTGCTGCCAATTGAGCACAAAGGTAGCTCCCACTGGGGTGACGCTTGGATTCCAGTTGTTGCACCAATCTGCGGCGCTATTGTGGGTGTATTCCTTGCAGGAATCTTCTTCTAA
- the thrB gene encoding homoserine kinase, whose product MVFATSRVRVDVPATSANLGPGFDTCGLALGFYDTISVEALPTDTIHIEIFGEGKDTLPRDERHLIVKALRTAAEEFDLPEFGMRMKAYNRIPQSRGMGSSASAIVAGVSLAAGLAGLDSSARETRDAIFQIAARLEGHPDNVAPAVYGGMTVSWKNEETFCTQQYPVHEAMNAWIFIPDFELSTQEARQALPATVPYADALMNVSRVALLPAAMALADNNLLFEATVDTLHQQYRAPLMKPSADLVHFLRSQGYASAISGAEPCVLALHDSDVTDSLHNLTARFLDMQHWQMVHLSIDRRGVQITAE is encoded by the coding sequence ATGGTTTTTGCAACATCGCGAGTACGCGTGGACGTGCCAGCAACAAGTGCAAACTTGGGTCCAGGATTCGACACCTGTGGCTTAGCTTTAGGTTTTTACGACACAATTTCAGTAGAAGCCTTACCTACTGACACTATTCACATTGAGATTTTTGGCGAGGGCAAAGATACTCTACCTCGCGATGAACGCCATCTCATCGTAAAAGCACTGCGCACTGCTGCAGAGGAATTCGATTTACCTGAATTCGGTATGCGTATGAAAGCATATAATCGTATTCCGCAGTCGCGCGGTATGGGTTCGTCAGCAAGCGCTATTGTAGCTGGAGTCAGTCTAGCTGCTGGTTTAGCTGGTTTAGATAGCTCTGCTCGAGAAACTCGTGATGCGATTTTTCAGATTGCGGCACGCTTAGAAGGTCACCCAGATAATGTAGCTCCAGCAGTTTATGGCGGCATGACCGTGTCCTGGAAAAATGAGGAAACATTCTGCACACAACAGTATCCTGTGCATGAGGCAATGAATGCGTGGATTTTTATTCCAGATTTTGAATTATCCACTCAGGAAGCACGCCAAGCGCTGCCAGCAACTGTGCCTTATGCCGATGCTTTAATGAATGTGTCTCGCGTTGCTTTACTGCCTGCAGCTATGGCTTTAGCAGATAATAATCTCCTCTTTGAAGCAACAGTAGATACCTTGCATCAGCAATATCGTGCGCCACTGATGAAACCGTCAGCAGATTTAGTTCATTTTTTGCGTTCACAAGGTTATGCGTCTGCTATTTCTGGAGCTGAACCATGTGTTCTTGCTTTGCACGACTCAGATGTAACTGATAGCTTACACAATCTCACCGCTCGATTCCTTGACATGCAGCACTGGCAGATGGTGCATCTGTCTATCGATCGACGCGGTGTGCAAATTACTGCTGAATAA